The following proteins are encoded in a genomic region of Streptococcus sp. 29892:
- a CDS encoding FAD-dependent oxidoreductase yields MKIIIVGGVAGGMSAATRLRRLMEDAEIIVFEKGPYVSFANCGLPYHISGEIAEHDSLLLQTPESLKQRFNLDVRPFHEVISIDADKQTVTVNTPSGQITENYDKLILSPGAKPIIPNLSGIEEANNLFTLRNVPDLDKIMIKLDQIKSGHAVVIGAGFIGLEMAENLALKGLKVTLVEQAPHVLPTFDLEMARYVEAELTSKGVEVITGQSVTAFHEKGQVLELSNGQHLASDVTILSVGVAPDSQLAKNTGIELGLRGGILVDQNYQTSQKNIYAVGDAIVVKQEITGQDTLISLASPANRQGRQVADVIAGLARKNKGSIGTAIVKVFDLAAASTGLSERTVQSLGYEHAVIHTTGKDHAGYYPGATDIVLKLIFSPTDGKIFGAQAVGQKGVDKRIDVLATAIKAGLTIFDLPELELTYATPFGSAKDPVNMIGYAAMNIAEGISQNIQWHQLDEELANGKILLDVRNPGEVAKGQFKEFIHIPLDQLRERIGELDASKEYIVSCHSGLRSYIAERILKEKGFDVKNLDGAYSLYKMALPENIIHP; encoded by the coding sequence ATGAAAATAATTATTGTAGGTGGTGTCGCTGGTGGTATGTCAGCAGCTACTCGTCTCCGTCGTCTGATGGAAGATGCTGAAATCATCGTTTTTGAGAAAGGACCTTATGTTTCCTTTGCCAACTGCGGTTTACCTTATCATATTTCTGGAGAAATAGCAGAGCATGATAGCTTATTGCTTCAAACGCCAGAAAGTTTGAAACAACGCTTCAATCTAGATGTCCGCCCCTTTCATGAAGTCATTAGTATCGATGCTGACAAGCAGACTGTCACAGTGAATACTCCAAGTGGACAAATCACAGAAAACTATGACAAATTGATTTTATCACCCGGCGCCAAACCTATCATTCCAAATCTATCTGGTATTGAAGAAGCAAACAATCTCTTTACTCTTCGGAATGTACCTGATTTGGACAAGATTATGATTAAACTAGACCAGATCAAGTCTGGTCATGCTGTGGTAATTGGTGCTGGATTTATCGGTCTAGAGATGGCTGAAAACTTAGCTTTAAAAGGCTTGAAGGTGACACTTGTCGAACAGGCTCCCCATGTTTTGCCAACATTTGACCTAGAGATGGCTCGATATGTGGAAGCAGAGTTAACAAGTAAGGGTGTCGAGGTTATCACTGGGCAGTCTGTCACTGCTTTTCATGAAAAAGGACAGGTTCTAGAATTGTCAAATGGCCAACACTTGGCATCTGATGTGACCATTCTCTCAGTTGGAGTTGCCCCAGATAGTCAACTGGCTAAAAATACTGGGATTGAGTTAGGACTACGAGGAGGTATCCTTGTTGATCAGAACTACCAAACCAGTCAAAAAAATATTTACGCCGTTGGGGATGCTATTGTCGTCAAGCAAGAAATTACTGGTCAAGACACCTTGATTTCTCTGGCTTCTCCTGCCAATCGTCAGGGACGACAGGTAGCGGATGTCATTGCTGGACTTGCTAGAAAAAATAAAGGTTCTATTGGAACAGCTATCGTTAAAGTCTTTGACCTAGCTGCCGCGTCAACTGGTTTAAGTGAACGTACTGTTCAATCACTCGGATATGAGCATGCCGTTATTCATACTACTGGAAAAGACCATGCTGGTTATTATCCTGGTGCGACTGATATTGTGCTGAAACTCATTTTCTCTCCAACTGACGGCAAAATTTTCGGTGCCCAGGCAGTCGGTCAAAAGGGAGTAGATAAGCGGATAGATGTCCTTGCCACTGCTATCAAGGCTGGACTAACGATTTTTGATTTGCCTGAGCTTGAATTGACTTACGCTACGCCATTTGGCTCAGCCAAAGACCCTGTCAATATGATTGGCTACGCTGCTATGAACATCGCAGAAGGGATTAGCCAAAACATCCAGTGGCACCAGTTAGATGAGGAGCTAGCAAACGGAAAAATCTTGCTTGATGTTCGTAATCCTGGCGAGGTAGCAAAGGGCCAGTTCAAGGAATTCATTCATATTCCTTTAGACCAACTCCGTGAGCGAATTGGAGAACTGGATGCTTCAAAAGAATACATTGTCAGCTGCCATAGTGGACTTCGTTCTTATATTGCCGAACGCATCTTGAAAGAAAAGGGTTTTGACGTTAAAAACCTAGATGGTGCCTATTCACTCTATAAGATGGCATTGCCTGAAAATATAATCCATCCATAA
- a CDS encoding DUF1836 domain-containing protein: MKHSLPYWHELPDLDLYLDQVLLYVNQVVNSQESLEQKSLYSMKINSSLENEADDRTGVHQGKLTTDNVDIRRVLTAAMINNYVKHKQLEKPVKKKYQKQQVARLIALTILKNVFSIQEISQTLHLLLQTNSSETLYNHFVDCMRNEENEETPDIIRYACQSVKLYYKTRQLTVELERKFHES; this comes from the coding sequence ATGAAACATTCCCTCCCCTACTGGCATGAATTACCTGATTTGGACCTCTATTTAGACCAAGTTCTGCTCTATGTTAATCAAGTAGTCAATTCTCAGGAAAGCCTTGAACAGAAAAGTTTATACTCAATGAAAATCAACAGTAGCCTAGAAAACGAAGCCGATGATAGAACTGGGGTTCATCAAGGCAAGTTGACAACGGATAATGTTGATATTCGAAGAGTATTAACGGCTGCCATGATCAATAACTATGTCAAACACAAGCAGCTCGAAAAACCTGTTAAGAAAAAATACCAGAAGCAGCAAGTGGCGCGCTTGATTGCCCTCACTATCTTAAAAAATGTCTTTTCCATTCAAGAAATCAGTCAGACCTTACATCTTCTTCTCCAGACAAACAGTTCTGAAACACTATACAATCATTTTGTTGACTGTATGCGAAACGAGGAAAATGAAGAAACACCTGACATCATTCGCTACGCTTGTCAATCCGTCAAACTCTACTACAAAACCCGTCAACTCACTGTTGAATTAGAAAGGAAATTTCATGAATCCTAG
- the trhA gene encoding PAQR family membrane homeostasis protein TrhA → MNPSLKLSLKLSFGEEVANSVTHAVGALLMLILLPITAIHSFQDYNVTAVVGMSIFVISLFLMFLSSSIYHSMPYASTHKYILRIIDHSMIYIAIAGSYTPVALSLVGGWLGYLIVGLQWGLTIFGILYKIFAKKINEKFSLFLYLFMGWLVVFILPAILQKTGLVFGILMLAGGLSYTIGALFYAKKKPYFHMIWHLFILLASALQYMAIVYFML, encoded by the coding sequence ATGAATCCTAGTTTGAAATTAAGTCTAAAACTTTCATTTGGTGAAGAAGTCGCAAATAGTGTCACACATGCAGTTGGGGCCTTGCTTATGCTGATTTTACTCCCTATTACTGCTATTCATTCTTTTCAAGATTATAATGTGACAGCGGTAGTCGGCATGTCCATCTTTGTTATTAGCCTCTTCCTCATGTTCCTATCCTCTTCCATCTACCACTCCATGCCCTATGCTTCTACTCACAAGTACATCCTGAGGATTATCGACCATAGCATGATTTACATTGCCATCGCTGGGAGCTACACACCTGTTGCCCTTTCCTTGGTCGGTGGTTGGTTGGGGTATCTAATTGTTGGTCTACAATGGGGATTAACTATTTTTGGTATTCTATACAAAATATTTGCCAAAAAAATCAATGAGAAATTCAGCCTCTTTCTCTATCTCTTTATGGGCTGGTTGGTTGTCTTTATCTTGCCAGCCATTCTTCAAAAGACTGGACTTGTTTTCGGCATTCTTATGCTGGCTGGTGGATTATCTTATACTATTGGAGCCCTCTTCTACGCCAAGAAAAAGCCCTACTTCCACATGATTTGGCATCTCTTTATTCTACTGGCTTCCGCACTACAATATATGGCCATTGTCTATTTTATGCTATAA
- a CDS encoding YdcF family protein has translation MTVFFWLLLASVGLFALLYFRERRSIFISLFVLNILVWALAWIVSTGILETNEILRLLAIALAMVLALAFLSGPFVLLITLYLNGFRILKREGVRFHNFLSLGLAISLTFYFFIAPSVASTLSAISFFNIVFVYVGFLVSYAIIISMLYTTSSFVNLVNLFPGKLDYVVVLGAGLIGDKVTPLLASRIDKGIAVYQKHPGSKLIMSGGQGPDEIIAEGQAMANYAMEQGIPAGDIIIENQSTNTEENLKFSYALMKPGSRFALVTNYYHVFRALLLARQLKIKCIGYGAKTKFYFSLNAFIREFVGYVVMSRKAHLVFLGIVSVLYLLGMIVSLM, from the coding sequence GTGACAGTCTTTTTCTGGCTTTTATTAGCTTCCGTAGGATTGTTTGCTCTTCTTTATTTCCGGGAGCGACGGTCGATTTTTATCTCTCTTTTTGTCTTGAACATCCTCGTCTGGGCTTTGGCTTGGATTGTTTCAACAGGTATTTTAGAAACGAATGAAATCTTGCGGTTGTTGGCAATCGCTCTGGCAATGGTATTGGCTCTAGCCTTCTTGAGTGGTCCATTTGTCTTGCTGATTACCCTCTATCTGAACGGTTTTCGGATTTTGAAGCGAGAAGGTGTCCGTTTTCATAACTTTTTATCGTTAGGATTAGCTATCAGCTTAACTTTCTATTTCTTTATCGCGCCGTCTGTAGCAAGCACCCTTTCTGCTATCAGTTTTTTCAATATAGTGTTTGTCTATGTTGGATTTTTAGTGTCCTATGCCATTATCATCAGTATGCTTTATACGACATCTAGCTTTGTCAACTTGGTCAATCTTTTCCCTGGGAAGCTTGATTATGTGGTGGTTCTTGGAGCTGGTTTGATTGGTGACAAGGTGACGCCACTTTTGGCTTCTCGGATTGATAAAGGCATAGCGGTTTACCAGAAACATCCTGGCAGCAAGCTGATCATGTCAGGCGGACAAGGTCCTGATGAAATCATAGCAGAAGGACAGGCAATGGCAAATTATGCTATGGAACAGGGTATCCCTGCGGGAGATATCATTATTGAAAACCAATCGACCAATACAGAAGAAAATTTGAAATTCTCCTATGCCTTGATGAAACCAGGCAGCCGATTTGCCCTTGTAACCAATTACTATCACGTTTTCAGAGCTCTGCTATTGGCCCGACAATTGAAAATCAAGTGTATCGGCTATGGCGCCAAAACCAAATTTTACTTTAGCCTTAATGCCTTCATTCGTGAATTTGTAGGTTATGTGGTCATGAGCCGAAAGGCGCATTTGGTATTTTTGGGAATCGTGTCAGTCCTTTACTTGCTTGGTATGATAGTTAGTTTAATGTAG
- a CDS encoding ribonuclease HII, translated as MATIKEVTALLAQVDSLDSPVWDQLSQDERAGVQTAIKKRQKELEKEAAEDARLEAMLCYEKALYENGMEFIAGIDEVGRGPLAGPVVAAAVILPKGCKIRYLNDSKKIPKSKHEAIYQEVMERAVAVGVGIKDAAVIDQVNIYEATKLAMLEALGKLSQKPDHLLIDAMKLDTPISQTSIIKGDANSLSIAAASIVAKVTRDKMMADYDKEFSGYGFAKNAGYGTAEHLEGLNKQGITPIHRKTFEPIKSMLAGGKSS; from the coding sequence ATGGCAACGATTAAGGAAGTGACTGCTCTGCTGGCTCAGGTAGACAGTCTGGACAGTCCAGTCTGGGACCAACTATCTCAGGATGAGCGAGCAGGGGTCCAGACCGCCATCAAGAAACGCCAAAAGGAGCTGGAAAAAGAAGCGGCAGAAGATGCCCGCTTAGAAGCTATGCTATGTTACGAAAAAGCCCTTTATGAAAATGGGATGGAGTTTATCGCTGGAATCGACGAAGTCGGTCGGGGGCCTCTAGCAGGTCCTGTGGTGGCAGCGGCGGTCATCTTGCCCAAGGGTTGTAAAATCCGCTACCTCAACGACTCCAAAAAAATCCCTAAGTCCAAGCACGAGGCCATTTACCAAGAGGTCATGGAGCGAGCGGTGGCAGTCGGTGTGGGAATAAAAGATGCTGCTGTTATCGACCAGGTCAACATCTACGAGGCGACCAAGTTAGCCATGTTGGAGGCTTTGGGGAAATTAAGCCAGAAACCTGACCACCTGCTCATCGATGCCATGAAGCTGGATACGCCTATTTCGCAAACTTCCATCATCAAGGGAGATGCCAATAGCCTGTCTATCGCAGCAGCCTCAATCGTTGCCAAGGTGACGCGGGACAAGATGATGGCGGACTATGACAAGGAGTTTTCTGGCTATGGTTTTGCTAAAAACGCAGGTTATGGAACAGCAGAGCATTTGGAAGGCTTGAACAAGCAAGGAATTACGCCTATTCACCGTAAGACCTTTGAGCCTATTAAGTCCATGCTAGCAGGAGGGAAATCGTCGTGA
- the ylqF gene encoding ribosome biogenesis GTPase YlqF, producing the protein MAIIQWFPGHMSKARRQVQENIKHVDFVTILVDARLPLSSQNPMLTKIVGDKPKLMILNKVDLADPVRTKEWQSYFEGQGIRTLAINSKEQATVKKVTDAAKSLMKDKIERLRERGIQKETLRTMIIGIPNAGKSTLMNRLAGKKIAVVGNKPGVTKGQQWLKSNKDLEILDTPGILWPKFEDQEVGLKLALTGAIKDQLLPMDEVTIFGLDYFKANYPERLEERFKGMDLEQETPELIMDWTRKLGFRDDYDRFYNLFVKEVRDGRLGTYTLDRVSDLDGND; encoded by the coding sequence ATGGCAATTATTCAATGGTTTCCGGGCCACATGTCCAAGGCTCGTCGACAGGTACAGGAGAACATCAAGCACGTTGATTTCGTGACTATTTTAGTCGATGCCCGTCTGCCCCTATCCAGCCAAAACCCCATGTTGACCAAAATTGTTGGTGATAAGCCCAAGCTTATGATTTTAAATAAGGTTGATTTGGCAGACCCTGTTCGTACAAAAGAATGGCAGAGCTACTTTGAAGGTCAAGGAATTCGCACCCTTGCAATCAACTCAAAGGAACAAGCGACGGTGAAAAAGGTGACCGACGCAGCCAAGAGTCTGATGAAAGACAAGATTGAACGCCTCCGAGAGAGAGGTATTCAAAAAGAAACCTTGCGGACCATGATTATCGGTATTCCAAATGCAGGCAAATCCACCCTCATGAACCGTCTGGCTGGGAAGAAGATTGCCGTTGTCGGTAACAAACCAGGTGTAACCAAAGGCCAACAGTGGCTCAAGTCCAACAAAGACCTCGAAATCCTTGATACACCAGGGATTCTCTGGCCTAAGTTTGAAGACCAAGAAGTCGGTCTCAAGTTGGCTCTGACTGGGGCTATCAAGGACCAACTCTTGCCAATGGATGAAGTGACCATTTTTGGTCTGGACTATTTCAAGGCAAACTATCCAGAACGCCTAGAAGAGCGGTTTAAGGGTATGGATTTGGAGCAGGAAACGCCTGAACTCATCATGGACTGGACAAGAAAACTAGGTTTCCGTGATGATTATGACCGTTTTTACAATCTCTTTGTCAAGGAGGTTCGGGACGGTCGCTTGGGCACTTATACATTAGACAGGGTGAGTGACTTAGATGGCAACGATTAA
- a CDS encoding iron-containing alcohol dehydrogenase — protein MATFYVPAVNLIGRGCVNEIGGYVKDLGYKKALLVTDEFIRTSDILPKVTKPLDEAGVNYVVFSQVDPNPTCKNVYDGLATLQENDCDFIISVGGGSPQDAASCISIMATNGGKPQDYEGLHKSEKLGLPVVAINTTAGTSAEITINYVITDEERKVKMVMVDKNSLAVMSVNDPELMLSKPAALTAATGMDALTHAIEALVTPGAYGVTKKLSMGAIELIKEYLPRAVENGQDIEAREAMVHAIFLGGMSFNNAGLGYVHSMAHQLGAVYDLPHGVCCAMILPIIERENAKRVPAAFRDVAKALGLDIAGKSDEECADYAIAQIEELSAKVGIPKKLTELDIKEEEFDFEYLSKNALIDACAPGNPFMPTLEETIAFYKELF, from the coding sequence ATGGCAACATTTTACGTCCCAGCGGTCAACTTGATTGGTCGCGGTTGTGTCAATGAAATCGGTGGTTACGTTAAGGATTTGGGTTATAAGAAGGCTCTGCTTGTAACGGATGAATTTATCCGCACTAGCGATATTCTTCCTAAGGTAACCAAGCCTCTGGATGAAGCAGGAGTAAACTATGTAGTATTCAGTCAGGTTGATCCAAACCCAACCTGTAAAAATGTTTATGATGGACTAGCTACTCTTCAAGAAAATGACTGTGATTTCATCATCTCAGTTGGTGGCGGATCCCCTCAAGATGCGGCAAGCTGTATTTCTATTATGGCAACCAATGGTGGTAAGCCACAAGACTATGAAGGTTTGCATAAGTCTGAAAAACTTGGCTTGCCTGTTGTGGCTATCAACACAACAGCGGGCACCTCTGCTGAAATTACCATTAACTATGTTATTACCGATGAAGAACGTAAGGTAAAAATGGTTATGGTAGACAAAAATAGCTTGGCTGTCATGTCAGTCAATGACCCTGAACTCATGCTCTCTAAACCAGCGGCTCTGACAGCAGCGACAGGTATGGATGCTCTAACTCATGCTATTGAAGCTTTGGTAACACCGGGTGCTTATGGCGTGACTAAGAAACTCTCTATGGGTGCGATTGAGCTTATTAAAGAGTACTTACCTCGTGCAGTTGAGAATGGACAGGATATCGAAGCTCGAGAAGCTATGGTTCATGCTATTTTCCTTGGAGGTATGAGTTTCAATAATGCTGGCTTAGGCTATGTTCATTCAATGGCTCACCAGTTGGGTGCTGTTTATGACCTGCCGCATGGTGTTTGCTGCGCTATGATTTTGCCAATCATCGAACGTGAGAATGCCAAACGTGTGCCTGCAGCCTTCCGTGATGTTGCTAAAGCACTGGGACTTGATATTGCAGGTAAATCTGATGAGGAATGTGCAGACTACGCTATTGCACAAATTGAAGAATTGTCGGCTAAAGTTGGTATTCCTAAGAAATTGACAGAGTTGGACATCAAGGAAGAAGAGTTTGACTTTGAATACCTATCTAAGAATGCCTTGATTGATGCCTGCGCACCGGGTAACCCATTCATGCCAACATTGGAAGAAACCATCGCTTTTTATAAAGAATTGTTTTAA
- a CDS encoding XRE family transcriptional regulator, producing the protein MILGDILKEFRTKNKLSMDRFAELSGLTKGYISMLEKNQHPKTKKALLPTMETLEKVAKGMNIAVSDLVQKLDDDQAIALTLTPAQFGQFKQSISQQAQSLDQTLKGEFHDRWIAFGQEQVAAMQTSNSKSATVLHLDDYRERTELAVPGKVSAGTGYWQDTDFDNMVSFYIEDIPENYQYDTIAQVVGDSMAPSIQDGDYLFIRLTPDIPLNSIGIFSVNGENFVKKYKGSYLQSLNPDYEDIDLNQEDDIRPIGRVIDVYSQS; encoded by the coding sequence ATGATTTTGGGTGATATCTTAAAAGAATTTCGAACTAAAAACAAACTATCTATGGATAGGTTTGCAGAACTTTCTGGTTTAACAAAGGGATATATTTCTATGTTAGAAAAAAATCAGCATCCTAAAACAAAAAAAGCTCTTCTTCCTACCATGGAAACACTGGAGAAGGTTGCAAAAGGCATGAACATAGCTGTTTCTGATTTGGTTCAGAAACTTGATGACGACCAAGCTATAGCCCTGACGCTTACCCCTGCCCAATTTGGACAATTTAAACAATCTATTTCTCAGCAAGCGCAGTCCTTAGATCAAACACTGAAGGGTGAATTTCATGACAGGTGGATTGCTTTCGGGCAAGAACAAGTAGCAGCAATGCAAACCTCTAATTCTAAATCAGCAACTGTACTTCATCTAGATGACTACCGTGAACGAACGGAATTGGCTGTTCCTGGCAAGGTTTCAGCTGGTACTGGCTACTGGCAGGATACAGACTTTGACAACATGGTGTCCTTTTATATCGAAGATATCCCTGAAAATTATCAATATGATACAATTGCTCAGGTTGTCGGAGATTCCATGGCACCTAGTATTCAGGATGGGGACTACCTCTTTATTCGTCTGACGCCAGACATTCCTCTGAACTCAATTGGGATTTTCTCAGTTAATGGGGAAAATTTTGTTAAAAAATACAAGGGTTCTTACTTACAATCCCTCAACCCTGACTATGAGGATATTGATTTAAACCAGGAAGATGACATCCGTCCTATCGGTAGAGTAATTGATGTCTATAGTCAATCCTAA
- the mutY gene encoding A/G-specific adenine glycosylase, producing MLDLKEYGIDMWPKEKVQAFRKALLDWYDANKRDLPWRRTRDPYAIWVSEIMLQQTRVDTVIPYYERFLHHLPTIADLAKAPEEVILKLWEGLGYYSRVRNMQQAAQQMVDDFAGQFPTTHAEISSLKGIGPYTAGAISSIAFNLPEPAVDGNVMRVLSRLFEVDYDIGLPTNRKIFQAMMEILIDPDRPGDFNQALMDLGSDIESPVNPRPQDSPVKDFSAAYLNGTMDKYPIKAPKKKPVPVAYQGFIIRNKDNQFLLEKNNEAGLLSGFWSFPLLEKGAVVDKQVSLFEVAEEVVQLDIRQSFTEYYDMAVDWQKQEFDTVQHIFSHRKWQIELVEGVAETTKLLGTKELKWVSVEDFPIYPFAKPQQKMWEAYVKKMEQ from the coding sequence ATGTTAGATTTGAAAGAATATGGAATTGATATGTGGCCGAAAGAAAAGGTTCAAGCTTTTCGTAAGGCACTTTTGGACTGGTATGATGCCAATAAAAGAGATTTACCGTGGAGAAGAACCAGGGATCCGTATGCAATTTGGGTGTCCGAAATCATGCTCCAACAGACACGGGTGGATACTGTTATTCCTTACTACGAACGTTTTCTTCATCACTTGCCGACTATTGCTGATTTGGCTAAAGCTCCAGAGGAGGTCATTCTCAAACTATGGGAAGGACTGGGTTATTATTCCCGTGTTCGCAATATGCAACAGGCAGCTCAACAAATGGTGGACGACTTTGCAGGGCAATTTCCGACCACGCATGCGGAAATTTCCAGTTTGAAAGGCATAGGCCCCTATACTGCAGGAGCCATTTCAAGTATAGCCTTTAATTTGCCAGAGCCAGCAGTAGATGGCAACGTTATGCGTGTTCTCAGTCGTCTATTTGAAGTGGATTATGACATAGGCTTACCGACTAATCGCAAGATTTTTCAAGCCATGATGGAGATTTTGATTGACCCAGATAGACCCGGAGATTTCAACCAAGCCCTGATGGATTTGGGTTCTGATATAGAATCACCAGTCAACCCACGCCCCCAGGACAGTCCAGTCAAAGACTTTAGCGCAGCTTATTTAAATGGCACCATGGACAAATACCCTATCAAAGCACCAAAGAAAAAGCCAGTTCCAGTTGCCTATCAAGGCTTTATTATCCGCAATAAAGATAATCAATTTTTATTGGAAAAAAATAATGAAGCGGGACTCTTATCAGGTTTTTGGTCCTTTCCGCTTTTGGAAAAAGGGGCAGTCGTTGACAAACAAGTTTCGCTCTTTGAAGTTGCAGAAGAAGTTGTTCAGCTAGATATACGACAGAGCTTTACAGAATATTATGATATGGCTGTTGATTGGCAGAAGCAAGAATTTGATACCGTTCAGCACATTTTCAGTCACCGCAAATGGCAGATAGAATTGGTCGAAGGAGTTGCAGAAACAACCAAACTTCTAGGAACCAAAGAATTAAAATGGGTTTCCGTAGAAGACTTTCCTATCTATCCCTTTGCCAAACCCCAGCAGAAGATGTGGGAAGCATATGTTAAAAAAATGGAGCAATAA
- a CDS encoding IS110 family transposase encodes MDVLYQSCAGIDVHQANIVVCILHGPLTSTRPKREMATFDTTTKGLRACHDFLSQFHVEAVGMESTGVYWRPVWHALCDDFKLILAQPAHMKVIPGQKTDKKDAHWIAKLTRIGLLPRSFVPDETIQELRELTRQRKHYVESRNRETNRIHKILQSGGIKLTTYIEDIMGLSGRNLLQLLVDGTPITPRIVHQSVYTSLKKKVPQLLEALDGYFSDHHRFMLKQSLEIYDFYQKQIELLEERINVYLSQYENHVEILDSIPGIDVITASVIISEVGVDMSQFPTAGHLASWAGLCPGNNESAGKKRSTKIRHGNSYLKKCLCQAAFAVKKQKGSPLADRFYQIQSRRGSQKATIALAHQLLKIAYILLQEQITYPEFLAQKKTTRDELVA; translated from the coding sequence ATGGATGTTCTCTATCAATCTTGTGCAGGTATTGATGTCCATCAAGCCAATATCGTTGTCTGTATCCTACACGGACCACTCACCTCAACTCGTCCAAAGCGTGAGATGGCTACGTTTGATACAACGACTAAAGGCCTACGTGCTTGCCACGATTTTCTCAGTCAATTTCATGTGGAAGCTGTTGGTATGGAAAGTACAGGTGTTTATTGGCGACCTGTCTGGCATGCTCTATGTGATGACTTCAAGTTGATACTCGCTCAACCAGCCCACATGAAGGTTATTCCAGGTCAGAAAACCGACAAGAAGGATGCTCACTGGATTGCCAAATTAACACGAATTGGTCTGCTTCCTCGGAGTTTCGTTCCCGATGAAACCATTCAAGAATTGAGGGAGTTGACCAGACAACGAAAACATTATGTGGAAAGTCGCAATCGAGAAACAAACCGTATCCATAAAATTCTTCAATCAGGTGGTATCAAGCTAACAACCTATATCGAAGATATAATGGGACTATCTGGTCGCAATCTCCTTCAGCTACTGGTTGATGGGACGCCTATCACACCTCGCATTGTCCATCAATCAGTTTACACCAGCTTGAAGAAGAAAGTGCCGCAGCTTCTGGAAGCCTTGGATGGCTATTTTTCTGACCATCATCGCTTCATGTTAAAGCAATCCTTAGAGATTTATGATTTTTATCAGAAGCAGATTGAGTTGTTGGAAGAGCGAATTAATGTTTATCTATCACAATATGAAAACCATGTAGAAATATTGGATTCCATCCCAGGCATTGATGTCATTACAGCTTCTGTTATCATTTCTGAGGTTGGTGTTGACATGAGTCAGTTTCCCACTGCTGGACATTTAGCTTCTTGGGCTGGACTTTGTCCAGGTAATAATGAGAGTGCTGGTAAAAAACGAAGTACTAAGATTCGACACGGAAATTCTTATTTGAAGAAATGTTTATGCCAAGCCGCTTTTGCTGTCAAAAAACAAAAAGGAAGTCCTTTAGCAGACCGATTTTATCAGATTCAAAGTCGGCGTGGTTCACAAAAAGCAACAATTGCACTCGCACATCAATTATTAAAAATAGCTTATATCCTCTTACAAGAGCAGATAACGTATCCTGAATTTTTAGCACAGAAAAAGACTACTAGGGACGAGCTAGTAGCCTAA